In Providencia zhijiangensis, a single window of DNA contains:
- a CDS encoding recombinase family protein: MFIRAYLRASTKEQNAERARESLIQFAAQHGQRIAAFYIENVSGATLHRPELMRLIAESGEGDIVLVEQIDRLARLKQSDWDTLKQKLASKRLAIVSPELPTSWLALQQHSETDFTGAILQAVNAMMLDMLAAVARKDYDDRRRRQSQGIAKAKSDGKYNGRQPDLKRHQHIASLLKTGHSYSDIQDMLGCSRHLIATISKNIGSTEQ; encoded by the coding sequence ATGTTCATTCGAGCTTACCTTCGCGCATCAACCAAAGAACAAAATGCTGAACGGGCACGCGAATCACTCATCCAGTTTGCTGCTCAGCATGGCCAGCGAATTGCTGCCTTTTATATCGAGAATGTTTCTGGCGCCACGTTGCACCGACCTGAGTTGATGCGTTTGATTGCCGAGTCAGGTGAGGGTGACATTGTGTTAGTTGAACAAATCGACCGTCTGGCGCGGCTTAAGCAAAGTGATTGGGATACGTTGAAACAAAAGCTGGCCAGCAAACGCCTAGCCATTGTTTCACCGGAACTTCCTACCAGTTGGCTGGCTTTACAACAACATAGCGAAACTGACTTTACCGGTGCTATTTTACAGGCGGTGAATGCCATGATGTTGGACATGCTCGCTGCCGTTGCTCGTAAAGATTATGATGACCGGCGACGCCGCCAATCACAGGGGATCGCAAAGGCGAAATCCGATGGTAAATATAATGGGCGTCAACCAGATCTGAAACGTCATCAGCACATAGCCAGTCTATTGAAGACTGGGCATAGCTATAGTGACATTCAGGACATGTTGGGATGTTCGCGGCACCTGATTGCAACTATCTCGAAGAATATCGGTAGTACAGAGCAGTAA
- a CDS encoding helix-turn-helix domain-containing protein, whose translation MIRCHLARLMGEQKMRISDVMRETGLSRTTVTLLYKETAIKVDLEALDKLCDLFNCPLSDILEKIPSDRQC comes from the coding sequence ATGATCCGCTGCCACCTTGCCCGCTTAATGGGTGAACAAAAAATGCGCATTAGCGACGTGATGCGAGAAACTGGCCTCAGCCGTACCACCGTGACGCTACTTTACAAAGAAACCGCGATCAAGGTGGATTTAGAAGCGCTCGATAAGCTATGCGATTTATTTAACTGCCCATTGAGCGACATATTGGAAAAAATACCAAGCGATAGACAGTGCTAA
- the hsdR gene encoding EcoAI/FtnUII family type I restriction enzme subunit R, with the protein MSSEADTRANYIDPALKAAHWQLGNIIREHYFTDGRKLAGGVRGRRCFVDYLLHKDNRYLAVVEAKKESEHPTKGLQQAIDYAKKLLVRFVYSSNGKQTYEFDLETGKGDYIEFYPTPQELESRYAGVNSDLGQQLRNVPFHLEGAMQPRYYQELAVHAATDAIGKGKPRVLLTLATGTGKTFIAFQIVHKLFQSRWNKESPGTRRPRILFLADRNILADQAINTFNPYEKDLIKINGEEVRKRNGVVPTNAHIFFAIYQAIADRTDREKENIEGYYKSYPTDFFDLVMIDECHRGSANDTGSWRAILDHFGSAVHIGLTATPKREDNIDTYDYFGQPAFEYSLKAGINDGFLTPYRVKRVRTNLDELVLTKDDQVIEGESGQDVYQVEDYDKKIIVDDRTELVAKAILDNINPLEKTIVFCENQNHALTMRDMINKHKKVKDPHYCVRVTSDEGKVGRELLEKFQDNDKDIPTIITSSQMLTTGVDARNVRNVVLDRTVGSMVEFKQIVGRGTRVFDGKDYFTIVDFRGATNKFYDKDWDGEPEAPEPGGTGEPTPPPYTPEPPGGTDGPEPEPREPKPRLKVKLGKHRELKVIDVETRYIDENGKPLTVQEFVERLITQLPGLFRTVDELRQIWSDPDERETLLGKLVQAGFDKEQLATLRRMFEAEECDIFDLLAFLAFEQPMATRKARADQVRTNSTFFNQYQQEKAQQFLHFVLNRYEQTGSTELSRERLPALIELSGLGTVKDASTAFGGKPAYLLAAFKQLQQQLYHVN; encoded by the coding sequence ATGTCGTCAGAAGCAGATACCAGAGCAAACTACATCGACCCAGCGTTAAAAGCCGCACATTGGCAACTGGGCAACATCATTCGGGAACATTACTTTACCGATGGCCGTAAGCTTGCTGGCGGTGTCCGTGGCCGTCGTTGTTTCGTCGATTATCTGCTCCACAAAGACAATCGTTACCTTGCAGTTGTTGAAGCAAAAAAAGAATCTGAACATCCAACCAAAGGCCTTCAACAAGCCATCGACTATGCCAAGAAGCTACTCGTTCGCTTTGTCTATTCAAGCAACGGCAAACAAACCTATGAGTTCGACTTAGAAACTGGTAAAGGCGACTACATCGAGTTTTACCCAACACCACAAGAGCTTGAAAGCCGCTACGCAGGTGTTAATTCGGATCTAGGCCAGCAGCTTCGTAATGTGCCCTTTCATTTAGAAGGCGCAATGCAGCCGCGTTATTACCAAGAATTAGCGGTACATGCCGCCACAGATGCTATTGGTAAAGGTAAGCCACGAGTGTTGTTAACGCTGGCTACTGGTACAGGTAAAACATTTATTGCCTTTCAAATCGTCCATAAACTGTTCCAGTCCCGTTGGAACAAAGAATCTCCGGGTACACGTAGGCCTCGAATCTTGTTTTTAGCTGATCGCAATATTTTGGCCGACCAAGCGATTAATACATTTAATCCGTACGAAAAAGATCTTATTAAAATTAATGGGGAGGAGGTTCGAAAGCGTAATGGTGTTGTGCCTACGAATGCTCATATCTTTTTTGCAATTTATCAAGCTATCGCAGATCGAACGGATAGAGAAAAAGAAAATATTGAAGGGTATTACAAGTCTTATCCAACCGACTTTTTTGATTTAGTAATGATTGATGAGTGTCACCGAGGTAGCGCCAATGACACTGGTTCATGGCGTGCAATTCTGGACCACTTTGGAAGTGCTGTTCACATTGGTTTAACTGCTACACCCAAACGAGAAGATAATATTGATACTTATGATTATTTTGGACAACCAGCTTTTGAATATTCTCTAAAAGCAGGCATTAATGATGGCTTCTTAACGCCATACCGTGTCAAACGGGTGCGCACCAACTTAGACGAGCTAGTGCTAACCAAAGATGACCAAGTGATCGAAGGTGAATCTGGGCAAGACGTCTATCAGGTTGAAGATTACGACAAAAAAATCATCGTGGATGATCGTACCGAACTGGTCGCCAAAGCCATTTTGGACAATATCAATCCACTAGAAAAAACCATCGTATTTTGCGAAAACCAAAATCATGCACTGACCATGCGTGACATGATCAACAAACACAAAAAAGTGAAAGACCCGCACTACTGTGTGCGCGTGACCAGTGATGAGGGCAAAGTCGGCCGCGAGCTACTGGAAAAATTCCAAGATAACGACAAAGACATTCCCACTATCATTACCTCATCGCAAATGTTAACCACCGGGGTAGATGCCCGCAATGTGCGTAACGTAGTGTTGGATAGAACCGTCGGCTCAATGGTGGAGTTTAAACAAATAGTCGGTCGCGGTACCCGTGTTTTTGATGGAAAAGACTATTTCACCATCGTCGATTTTCGCGGTGCAACCAATAAGTTTTACGACAAAGATTGGGATGGCGAACCTGAAGCACCGGAGCCCGGTGGCACTGGGGAGCCAACACCACCACCTTACACACCAGAGCCTCCCGGAGGAACAGATGGCCCAGAGCCTGAACCGAGAGAGCCAAAACCTCGGCTAAAAGTAAAGTTAGGCAAACACCGTGAACTGAAAGTCATTGACGTTGAAACTCGTTATATCGATGAAAACGGTAAACCTCTCACGGTGCAAGAATTTGTTGAGCGTCTAATTACTCAATTACCTGGGTTGTTTAGAACGGTTGATGAACTGCGGCAGATATGGTCAGACCCAGACGAGCGCGAAACTTTGCTCGGTAAACTCGTACAAGCAGGTTTTGATAAAGAGCAACTCGCCACACTACGACGCATGTTTGAAGCAGAAGAGTGCGATATCTTCGATCTGCTGGCTTTTTTAGCCTTTGAACAGCCCATGGCAACCCGTAAAGCTCGTGCCGATCAAGTACGTACTAACAGCACCTTCTTTAATCAGTACCAACAAGAAAAGGCACAGCAATTTTTGCACTTTGTGCTTAACCGATATGAGCAAACCGGCAGCACGGAGTTATCACGCGAGCGCTTGCCAGCGCTTATCGAGCTATCAGGGTTGGGTACTGTCAAAGATGCCTCAACAGCATTCGGTGGAAAACCAGCCTATTTGCTGGCGGCTTTTAAACAATTACAACAACAGCTTTATCACGTGAACTGA
- a CDS encoding ATP-binding protein, whose protein sequence is MELTLAPNPLYDQPQTLNINKVATLIGENGSGKSSILHSIFRKQIEEPSEALQLICATSGQNENFSSFFERRLASLRSRKDISDIDFSSLFFTQKDVRFLTFLAYTFKSNGLVFNFVNNHKAFKDQVSVKLRLKISVPDTYIKNVQQDQIAEAKDYEHPSIRKRPFNQRLDAFLEKIETLPDLDALLEKGKGFKSTEVEVTNEKFFDVFDGSRVDAIKFLIEGSYNEYFFSASESLLYLTDNIEFSLLSDGEYQFLFVASLIDLFDSTSSLFMFDEVDSHLHHKNVELLWDILSKTKGKVITTTHLVDSIAENDFESLFLVENGQIKNEQKSQKLLERLKVLSKSKVVELEIASKLNNICLIDYYNDWKIFELLAKQKGLDWRPLSSINPIAKSSGYNSAGDSFGASKIKWLHELRDMKEYLRVCKAEVHKKDKALHPRKITNVFLICDRDELPEANIHAQSGVKVIGVDYPDKFDLGLPCPERINCYLLTWKRREIKNYLLSHTALSHHNVLAAINNADIALRNHLQPNNPGDNDDIRRLNAKDVIDPLINTKGVGQDIAKLQAYIDLIPPAEISEDITNMYNFIIGKL, encoded by the coding sequence ATGGAATTAACACTCGCACCTAACCCGCTGTACGACCAGCCACAAACCTTAAATATCAATAAGGTTGCTACTTTAATTGGTGAAAATGGCAGCGGAAAATCCAGTATCTTACATTCGATCTTTAGAAAGCAGATTGAGGAACCTAGTGAAGCGCTTCAGCTGATCTGTGCTACTTCAGGACAAAATGAAAACTTTTCTTCCTTTTTCGAACGAAGACTAGCCTCTTTACGATCAAGAAAAGATATAAGTGACATTGATTTTTCTAGCCTTTTCTTTACTCAGAAAGATGTTCGATTCCTTACGTTTCTCGCCTACACATTCAAGAGTAACGGCTTAGTTTTTAATTTTGTTAACAACCACAAGGCATTCAAGGATCAAGTTTCAGTTAAATTGAGACTGAAAATATCTGTTCCTGATACTTACATAAAGAATGTACAACAAGACCAGATAGCTGAAGCTAAAGACTATGAACACCCATCGATAAGAAAAAGACCTTTTAATCAGCGACTTGATGCTTTTCTCGAGAAGATAGAAACACTTCCAGACCTTGATGCTCTGCTAGAAAAAGGCAAAGGCTTTAAGTCAACCGAAGTCGAGGTAACTAATGAGAAATTTTTTGATGTTTTTGATGGCTCTAGAGTTGATGCTATAAAATTTCTAATCGAAGGCTCATACAACGAATATTTCTTTTCAGCTTCTGAAAGTTTGCTTTACCTAACTGATAATATTGAATTTTCATTGCTCAGTGATGGTGAGTATCAGTTTCTATTCGTTGCTTCACTAATTGATCTATTTGATAGCACTTCTTCTCTTTTCATGTTTGATGAAGTTGACTCACACCTGCACCATAAAAACGTTGAGCTCCTTTGGGACATCCTAAGCAAAACTAAGGGTAAGGTCATAACCACAACTCATTTAGTCGACTCAATCGCTGAGAATGACTTCGAATCATTGTTTTTGGTTGAAAATGGGCAGATAAAAAATGAGCAAAAATCTCAAAAGTTATTGGAAAGATTGAAGGTTTTATCCAAAAGTAAAGTCGTCGAGTTAGAAATAGCCTCCAAATTGAACAACATTTGCTTGATTGATTACTACAATGATTGGAAGATTTTTGAGTTATTAGCAAAGCAGAAAGGGCTTGACTGGAGGCCTCTGTCCTCAATAAATCCTATAGCCAAGTCATCTGGTTACAATTCGGCGGGTGACAGCTTTGGTGCTTCCAAGATCAAGTGGCTGCATGAGTTGAGAGACATGAAGGAATATCTCAGAGTGTGCAAAGCTGAAGTGCACAAAAAAGATAAAGCTCTTCATCCACGCAAAATAACAAATGTGTTCTTGATATGCGATCGAGACGAACTGCCAGAAGCTAACATTCACGCACAAAGTGGTGTCAAGGTGATTGGAGTTGATTACCCTGACAAATTTGACTTAGGCTTGCCTTGTCCAGAGAGGATAAACTGCTATTTACTGACTTGGAAACGCCGCGAAATCAAAAATTATCTGCTTTCACATACAGCGCTATCGCATCACAACGTACTCGCTGCAATCAATAACGCTGATATTGCACTGCGAAATCATTTACAACCAAATAACCCAGGTGATAACGACGATATTCGCCGTTTGAACGCAAAAGATGTCATCGACCCTCTGATAAACACGAAGGGGGTTGGGCAAGACATTGCCAAGCTCCAAGCCTATATCGATCTGATTCCGCCCGCAGAAATCAGCGAAGATATCACTAATATGTACAATTTTATTATCGGAAAACTATAA
- a CDS encoding N-6 DNA methylase: MSLQQKIDRITDILRRDDGISGAMHYTEQTSWVLFLKFLDDYESEKEDEAVLSGKDYQPVLDEEHRWSNWACPKNVDGKLDINKVRTGDDLTDYVNNELFPYLKSFANSAITGAAADPKSFAYKIGAIFQYLDNKVASGHTLREVLDIVDSLNFQSESDLFELSLVYEGLLQNMGDAGGYAGEFYTPRPVVRAMIKAVDPQAGQTIYDAAAGSCGFLVEAFDHLKAKKSALSTEQWDFIQRDTFFGYEKTSLAYVMGMMNMILHGIESPNLFRGNTLTQNIRDIQEKDRYDIILANPPFGGKEKSQIQQNFPIQSNATELLFLQHFMKTLKSGGKAAIVVPEGVLFQTNSAFKQVKQELLENFNLHTILSLPAGVFLPYSGVKTNVLFFERSGGTSDVWYYECEPEQKLTKNKPITDEHLKEFVELYSSRETTERSWTVSASKLAEDYDLSAKNPAKQKDAEHLAPSDILKQIRTKEKLVSGLLDEIEDLLAEK; this comes from the coding sequence ATGTCATTACAACAAAAAATTGACCGCATAACCGACATACTGCGCCGCGACGATGGCATTAGTGGTGCTATGCACTATACCGAGCAAACCTCGTGGGTACTGTTCTTAAAGTTTTTGGATGATTACGAGTCTGAAAAAGAAGATGAAGCAGTACTGTCAGGTAAAGACTATCAACCTGTATTGGATGAAGAGCACCGTTGGTCAAATTGGGCCTGCCCGAAAAATGTCGATGGCAAGCTAGATATCAACAAAGTTCGCACGGGCGATGACTTGACGGATTATGTTAATAACGAGTTGTTTCCGTACTTAAAGAGCTTTGCCAACTCGGCTATCACTGGTGCAGCAGCAGACCCAAAGTCCTTTGCCTATAAAATTGGTGCCATTTTCCAGTATTTAGACAACAAGGTGGCGTCTGGCCATACCTTGCGTGAAGTGTTGGATATTGTGGATAGCCTGAACTTCCAATCTGAGTCTGATCTGTTTGAACTCTCGTTGGTGTATGAAGGCCTATTGCAAAACATGGGCGATGCCGGGGGCTATGCGGGCGAGTTTTATACCCCACGCCCAGTGGTACGAGCCATGATTAAGGCTGTTGATCCACAAGCAGGGCAAACCATTTACGATGCAGCTGCTGGCTCATGCGGATTCCTAGTCGAAGCCTTTGACCACCTAAAAGCTAAAAAGAGTGCGCTTTCAACCGAGCAATGGGACTTTATCCAGCGTGACACCTTCTTCGGTTACGAGAAAACCTCGCTGGCGTACGTGATGGGTATGATGAACATGATTTTGCATGGCATCGAATCCCCAAACCTGTTCAGGGGTAATACGCTGACCCAGAATATCCGTGATATTCAGGAAAAAGACCGTTACGACATTATTCTGGCTAACCCGCCATTTGGTGGTAAAGAAAAGTCGCAAATTCAGCAAAACTTCCCTATCCAAAGTAACGCTACCGAATTGCTGTTTTTACAGCATTTTATGAAAACCCTGAAAAGTGGCGGCAAAGCTGCCATCGTAGTACCAGAAGGCGTGCTGTTCCAAACCAATAGTGCGTTTAAACAGGTCAAACAGGAACTGCTGGAAAACTTTAACCTGCACACTATATTAAGCCTGCCCGCCGGGGTATTTTTGCCATATTCAGGTGTTAAAACCAACGTGCTGTTTTTTGAGCGCAGCGGCGGCACCAGCGATGTGTGGTACTACGAATGTGAGCCTGAGCAAAAGCTCACCAAAAACAAACCGATCACCGATGAACACTTAAAAGAGTTTGTTGAGCTGTATAGCAGCCGCGAAACCACAGAGCGGTCGTGGACGGTTTCCGCCAGCAAACTGGCAGAAGACTATGATCTCTCTGCTAAAAACCCTGCCAAACAAAAAGATGCCGAGCACTTAGCGCCCAGCGATATTCTTAAGCAGATCCGCACCAAAGAAAAACTGGTATCAGGCCTGTTGGATGAAATTGAAGACCTGTTGGCGGAGAAATAA
- a CDS encoding restriction endonuclease subunit S, with protein sequence MEQVLYKLPDGWEWHSVKKLSHNIQYGHTAKAESNGNAKFLRITDIQDGKIDWQGVPTVSLEKKEINKYALNDDDLIFARSGATAGKSILIKNAPKDAVFASYLIRIVPNKKYIIPEYLSYFFLTPAYWEVVGQNAAGAAQPNINGTKLSEFIVPVAPQGEQKRIVEKLGALLTRIDTAIEHLQESVTLADALSQNGLDVYFAELTETNPELTLSKLADFISGYAFKSGDFKSESGIKPIKITNVGVNEFSENAEEFLPASYETEYQRFAAKTNDIVIALTRPIINGGLKVCRVPEAYSGALVNQRVAAITSHNKHVLDFIYLYLQSSRTKNYVLEKSKSLNQPNLSITDLKNLTLPLPVNDEAIAKAVADCNALISKARKSKAEISEKITMMQQLKASILDSAFKGEL encoded by the coding sequence ATGGAACAGGTTTTATATAAACTACCGGATGGGTGGGAGTGGCATTCAGTCAAGAAGCTTAGCCATAACATTCAGTATGGGCACACGGCTAAAGCAGAAAGTAACGGTAACGCAAAGTTCTTGCGTATTACTGATATTCAAGATGGAAAGATCGACTGGCAGGGAGTTCCAACCGTATCCCTAGAAAAAAAAGAAATCAACAAGTACGCGTTGAATGATGATGACTTGATCTTTGCCCGTAGTGGTGCAACTGCGGGAAAATCTATTCTAATCAAGAATGCGCCAAAGGATGCCGTATTCGCATCTTACTTAATTAGAATTGTTCCAAACAAAAAGTACATTATTCCAGAATATTTAAGTTATTTCTTTCTAACACCTGCTTACTGGGAGGTTGTTGGTCAGAATGCCGCAGGCGCAGCTCAGCCCAACATCAACGGCACAAAGCTTTCAGAGTTTATTGTACCGGTGGCTCCTCAAGGCGAACAAAAACGCATCGTGGAAAAGCTCGGTGCACTGCTCACCCGTATCGACACCGCCATTGAGCATTTGCAGGAAAGTGTCACATTGGCTGATGCGCTATCTCAGAATGGGCTTGATGTCTATTTTGCTGAACTCACAGAAACAAACCCCGAGTTAACCTTGTCAAAGTTAGCTGATTTTATATCTGGTTATGCATTCAAAAGCGGTGACTTCAAATCGGAATCCGGAATTAAGCCGATTAAAATAACCAACGTTGGTGTTAATGAGTTTTCTGAAAATGCAGAAGAGTTTCTGCCAGCTAGCTATGAAACTGAATATCAGAGATTTGCAGCAAAGACGAACGATATCGTAATCGCATTAACTCGTCCGATAATTAATGGCGGGTTGAAAGTCTGCCGAGTACCTGAAGCTTATAGCGGAGCGCTAGTGAATCAGCGTGTCGCTGCAATAACTTCACACAACAAACACGTATTAGATTTCATTTATCTTTACTTGCAGTCATCCCGCACTAAAAATTATGTGCTGGAAAAATCTAAGTCCCTGAATCAGCCGAATTTATCAATAACAGACCTTAAGAACCTCACGCTTCCTTTACCGGTTAATGACGAGGCCATTGCTAAAGCGGTTGCTGATTGCAATGCTTTGATATCCAAAGCAAGAAAGAGCAAAGCTGAAATTTCTGAAAAAATAACAATGATGCAGCAACTAAAAGCATCAATTCTCGATTCCGCCTTTAAAGGCGAGCTCTAA